In Lytechinus pictus isolate F3 Inbred chromosome 13, Lp3.0, whole genome shotgun sequence, the DNA window ATTTAGATAATATTGCGAGTATGACTAtgcaaataaatgatttttatacTATTACAGTAAACATTTAACATTACAAAATGGCCTTGTAACTGACTCCATGTTTTTCATGTCAAGCTTCGGTGACAATTTTGTGTTCCAATGGGGAGGTAATTTAGCGAAGTTGATCAAAGAGTGAAACATGAAACGTAAACTGCGAAACATGAACAGCGGATGAAGAAAAGACGAAGAGgatataaagaaataattttctATAATTATGAGAGGGGGATCGGATATGGGAGAAAGAGGCATAGAATATAGTCAGTTCGATCAGTctattgagagagagagagagagagaggatgggGGTATATTGAATTGattaagaaaaaagaataaactatataaaaaagtgataaattTTCTTAATGAAAAAGACATCTTGATTAATGTAACATTTCCATCGTAGATTCCATAAACACGTTAGAAACAATCATAGCTTTCACATTAATAAGACTTTTTTTTCGCAAATCTGTCCAAAAATAAGTCAGACACTACCTATAGTGACAATACATATAGTAAATATTTGAATCTCTGGAGaatcattgaaaatatatgaacttACGAAGAAGGGTCTTTCCATATCtctattatttcaaaatcattacTTATCAGTATTCTCTTGCCGTCATCGCTCTTCGTGGTCAACGATCTCAGAATGTCCATTGTACCATTCAAGACGTCTTCAGACGCTGTTTGGCAAAAGTAGGCACCTTGGGTTAAAAAGTCCATCAGTTTGGGTCCGACGTCAGACCCGGCATCGAATACCGAAGTGACGTCGATGACAGCTGGAAATGGAGTGACACGAAGTCGACGTTGATTTGCACGACGGGCAGCGTCGAGGATACGACGTCCCGGCGACATGTGGGAAGGTTTGGAAATCCACGGTAACTGATGGGCGAATTCCGAGGTCTTGTTCTCTcctattgaaagaaaaatgagattCAGATACAGGTTCCGCTACAGTTACAGATACAAATTCAAATGCATATTCAGGTTCAGATACCAATTCAGATTTAGATACATATTCAGATAGAGATCCAAATTCAGATTCGGATTCAGATACAAATCcagatttatataaaaattcagattcgggggggggggatgtttggaGGGGTAACATTTTGTTATTGCTTGTTATAGAATTTTCGAGAAATAGTGTGGTGTGTTGTGCCCCCTTTTTTGCTGACCAATCCTTGCTCCgcttatatcatgtatatagttCCCCGTTTTTCCTCTTGATTTGGGTGTCATTTTATCAAATCCTATACAGTGTACATGAATGAAACATGAATTAAACCTATAGTCTGGAGTTCAGAATAAGTgcactttttattgatataaggTTATTTTCCCCATTACAGATCACACAACTATACAGAAAAAATACAGCTGACACGAACGAATATCCTGTTAAACAGACGTTTTAATGACACGATTGACCTGTGGTGAGACAAAAATCGGAAGAGCGCAGGAAAAGGAAATTTTACCTGATTTGTGAACGAGAAGACTCGCGCCCCCTACGGTCAAGGATGCCAGCAGACGGTCCATGGTCATCCCGACATCCTCCAAATAATACGCAGTGTGTACCATGCTGATAAAGTCAAACTCCTGAGAATcctttaaaaaacaaagaatgtaTTTGAGAATCTTAAAAAATCTGTTAATATCTgatcatatataattttcataCTGCGGAGAGTATGTATATACACTTTGTATCCAAATAATGTGAATTAAAAGTTTTGATGTGTAACAAGCCAAAGAACATACACACGTACTTTTGCGATTCTTAAAGGTCAattccatcccagaaaaatgttgatttgaataaatagagaaaatcaaacaagcatataaatgctgaaaatttcatcaaaatcggatgtaaaataagaaagttatggcatttcaaaatttcgcttatttttcacaaaacagtgatatgcacaactcagtgtcatgcaaatgagtcagtcgatgatgtccatcactcacttttcttttgctttttattgtttgaattatataacatttcattttttacagatttgacaataaggaccaagttaactgaaccataatattaatcaatgctaattccacaggttcagggaggaattaattgttgtttcacttgacaatgaggagaaagtgagaatatttcatataataaaatgcaaaagaaaaagtgagtggatgacgtcatcagtttcccatttgcataccaaccaggatgtgcatataactgttttgtgaaattaagcgaaactttaaaatgtcataactttcttattttacacccgattttgatgaaattttcagtgttatgctttttggagttttctctttttattcaaatcaacattttgttggcgTTGgcgtggacttgtccttaaattTATTGAAGAATAACTTGTAAAGGGTTCATGGAAAAACATTTATTAGGCGTTTGGCTTTTGGAAGTTATATAAACGTTTGCACGATGGTGATCCTGCAATTATAAGTTcgttcaattttcttttttatatacaatttcagaaaaatattttttttgttagtatatatatatctatataaagagagaggagagagaagagagggatATAAAGACAGTCAGACAGGAAGATAAAGAGAGTGAGAGCACTATATAGTTGGCAATGCATATACTATCATTATAACTATAATTATTACCTCGGAATTTGTCCAGTATTCTTCAATGGTCGTGTTTTGCCAGTCAAAGATGACGTTTGAGAGGTTTGAACTTTTCTCAACTGTATCTTTGAACTCCTTGAAAGCTGGCTGATCTGGTTCTACCACGGTGTAATGGATTTTGGTAAAATGACGAAGAAACTTCTCAAGCATCATTGTGTCCGTCCTTCCtataatcaaaatcataaaagaaCAGATATACGTGATAaccatcatgataataatagacAAATTATTTCCTCTCTTTTGCTATGATATTGCTCAAATTTATTCACTTTAAATCACCCAAGTCATGAGGTATGGCGAGATGTGATCATATAAATTAACAAAGAAATGATAAAAGCAGGTAATAATTCATAATTTACCGAAAAATGAAATCTACCATTTAAAAAAGATCAGATGGGCATTTAGTAATATCATTcttaatacaaataattttgtAGTACAGTTTTGTACGAATTACTTAGTACTACAATATATAGTAATGGGCAATATTACATATTTGGGCATTTGTTTACTACCAGCTATATCACGAGAAGTTGATATATCGCACcccaaagaatgaaaaatatatagattttaaaatatgatatcTTTCAAATTTACCTTGCCCTATCTGTGTAATTTTCGTTGATTTCTAAAGTAGTGACGAAAAAAGAACtacaaagagaaaagaaaagaggagagagaagaaaggaaagtaTACAAAGAGATCGAGGTACTGGTCATGTGACTAACTTACTGTgttattcaataaaaaagtatTGTCTTGCTATACCTTGGTGCTGCCCCGCGATAAATTTACTTACCGTTTCCCGTACCGATCCCAAGCAAACGAAGTTCCTTATCGGTCGGGTGAGACTTTGTCATCTTCACCACGACCTCCTGCTCGAAGTCCATTTCGAACCATCGTTCCAGTTTGGGCACACCGTCATTGTTGGGCAAGAAAGCCGTCTCGAAGACGTCCTCAAATCTTTCCGAATCGCTGACGAAGTCTCTCAAACCGGGGATCGAAGATGGTAGCTGTGTTCCCATGTTAACGAACTTGATATGTGGTTTTATAAACTCTTTATGTtgattatggggggggggtacgaataaagaaaattttgatcATTATTGAATGCGCATGCTGAGGAAGGAAAATGGGTAATTGAATCAATAGTTGTATAAAAGCATTGATATTTAAGAATAATTATATTTCCATCCATGAAAAGCAATGATTGGCCCGGTCTCTTCCATCCCTTTGCATCTTCGATATAAAGTGGCCGTATGATTATCAGGGGTATCTCTAGCCTATTGTGTTGgttgtgtgagggtgtgtgtgtgtggggggggggggttaagacaTATTTGCCGACAAAAAGACTCATATACCCCTTCCTTCCGCGCATACACACACAAGAAAATATCTTCAAACCATATTTTGGTGgatcgttatcattatttttgttcgtCACATTTAATATCACACACTTGAAAGAGAGTAAAGCGATCGAGTGAACCAGAATAtacgcatgttttttttttcttatatatatCATTGACCCCGTAGGTATGTCATCATGTCCGTATTATAATGAAACTCCATCTCTGCATATAGGCCAATAAGCCCTATATGGCCAGGCCTATGACTGGGCTATGATTTAAAAGTAGTGCAACTCTATAAGGCTAGCTAGTCTGCCATACTAAAAAATATGTTACTATTTGCAAAGAATTTAACAGCTGAGCTGTGCTCATTGCATACATTAGATTGTGAACAAAGTACAGACCCATTCACAGTTCATATGGCATAGGGACATTGTGAATACATTGGAGATAAAACAGTAGCTACCGGAGTAGCTAGCGATCAAGTTTACTTACCGGTACGGGTCAACCCAAGTGCACTCCTCTAATTGCTGTTGACTATAATTTATTATTCGTCAGTGTATGCCCAATGCACGTGGAAAATAGAGAGCATTCCCGCGATATACAAGTCTAGATGAAAGAACTACGAGTTGTTAGTGGTGTTACCAGGTGTTATACAAACTTGAGATCTTTGTTCAATCCAAGATGTGTATTAACCTGTCGATGTTGTCGAACATTTCTCTCaataagtaggcctacaatataGAACGAACGAGAAATAATTGTGCCCTAAACGAGTGATTAACGGTCAACAAAGATTATAATGCATTTTGTCAGAATAAGGTCAAAATCCCAAATACGGCGGGGCGAGAACATAGTCAATGAAACTATTTAAAGGGGCACGTACTCTATATAGTCTGGAATTAAAGTACGGCCAAATAAGGTTTCAATGAAAATcgtataaaatgcatgaaagaGAAGTTGCGTCTAGAATAATGTATGTAAAACGTAACTAACTGAATAATACACaaattaggcattaataaatttGCAGATATTCACAAATACTGCTTTAacgaaatatttcaaaattgggtggcttcattattttaataggattaaaatgatttttctccGAGCTTTAATAGTTTTTTATTCGACTCACATTATACGTCAATTTTTAGTATAGTGCCTCTTTAAATCTATATACACTGACTTTTGTGGCATTGGTCCCCGGATGTATACATTGGTTTGATATCACAGCTCAGCTTAATCACAGATACAACTGACAAAACACAATTAGGGAAGTCAATCAATGTTCAATATTTTAGTTGACGTAATTAATCAAAGGAAACAGACGAACAGaataaaatttaatcaaaaactCGGTTTAGACCACCGCTCCCTCAAAAAAACCCATACCGCAGTAAATGCAAAGTTGCATAAATATCTATCGAGTACAAACAAGTGGCCCCACATCTCATGTAACAACCGTTTTAGATATatgtttctttaaattcaattagTGGAATTGTTTTATTATATTAGGGTGGTGTGTTGACTTGATCTGGGAGTGGGAGGTGAGGAATGCTATcataatttattctttttacAATTTTAGGTAGTTTGGGTAGGTTAACTCATTAGACCACGACGCGCTGTGGTCTAATGGTCTTGACAGACTTAACTGTTAAAGGACAactccactccaacaaaaagttgatttaaataaaaggaaaaaaatccaacgaacataacactgaaaatttcatcaaaatcggatgactgaaaaataagaaagttatgacattttaaatttcgtTTTGCACATGCACAttctgatcggtatgcaaattagtagactgatgacgtcacccattaactatttctttgtattctattatatgaaatatgaaaaattctatttttttcctcattgtcatgtgaaaccaaaacaaatattcctccctgagcatgtggaattgccattattttaacagtttatggttaagtcaaattggtccttgacgtcaaatctgtaaacatggaaaatttgtataattcaaacaataaaaaataaaaaaaatagttagtaagggacatcatcgactgtctcatttgcatatcactgagttgtgcataatgttttgtgaaaaataagcgaaacttagaaatgtcatgactttcttattttaggtccgattttgatggaattttcagcaaTATATGCAATATGATTGTTTgctttttctctattaattcaaatcaacaattttctgtggtggacttgacttttaacaaACTGACCCATGTGATAtagaatttcattcaaaatgaaaatacgaTCTGGACTAATTTGGCATTTATCATGCACCTGACATGCTGAGACTAAGAATGTCAGTGCCTAATTCAGTCAATATTTTCGATGGATCAATATTTGCTCATTCATTTTACAATTCTATATATAATCTTCGATTTTTAAAGGGAAGTTTCACTCCCTTATATGATAAGTAGAAGTGGCGGTAAATAGGTAGTAAGAACATTTTCTTGTTACTTATTTTGCAACCATAATTATCTAAGGCGGAGTGCgccctccccccaccccccttctGGCATAGCCGCCCGCCATTCACTTGCACTGCTTGCACTATGACAAATTACCCCAGTCAATTAGATTTTCTTAAGGAAATGTCAGTAATATATTGAATGATTGGGCATTTGCCAGAAAGCATCTGGCAAACACAGGCATATGGAAGACCTTTAGAATGTTTTGAAGGATTTCATAAACAAATACAAGTCTTCGCTTCAATCGCTTGCAAAAATTTACGTTACAATGACGCTTCAGTTTCGTGCTCGTAGTTTAGGGTGGTCCGCGAAGTTCCTTACTTGAGCAATGAAGTGTTTTTGATGCCATgaatataattcaattaaaGAATAGACCTCGAATGATAACACTCTTGATAATTAGTCAATAGATACGGATGGAGAGAATTACAAAATGATACAGCCACTGAGCGTCAGCAAATGCACTTGATTCGCCTCATGCATGCTTTGATCAGATTAAATGCGAACGCAGAAAACACGGAAATACAAGATTAACAAATCGCAGTTAtcgaatgaataataaatgtcCAACCGTCTATACATTATACTGAAAATGTGTTTAAATTGGCGATGATTTATAAACTAAATATATTCCGAAAATAGGCAGATAGAGTCCTTAAAAAAACCGTGAGATTGTAATTATATCCACTGTGAAAAGAACATGCGTACGCGAATTGTTGATAATTCCGCATGATTCCTAATTTTCCTGTAtgagtaaaaaagaaaatcctaATTGAGTAACTAAAGATATTTGATAATCTATTTTCAATTAAGTTATCTTGATAATTTATACTCAAATATGTGTATTattaaataatgtaaattactaAAAAAGGatttttgaaatggattttaatgacACACTTGACATCATgacatcattatgacatcattggcgtCTGGATTCCGATTTCATTGCAGTCATCGCTTTaatttggcgcaaatcaaaatttacatcactgcaaagaatacctcctggccatccaagcgttaacacatacaacataaatatggtatcaaattttTTGGGAAATATACCCTTTCAGGCCATTTGtaataattatgtgttcatgacatatttttccttaaaataGGAATTTGTGAGGTGTCTAGTTTTGTTTTCACTCACACTGTAGTTAAAATAT includes these proteins:
- the LOC129275093 gene encoding histamine N-methyltransferase-like, which encodes MGTQLPSSIPGLRDFVSDSERFEDVFETAFLPNNDGVPKLERWFEMDFEQEVVVKMTKSHPTDKELRLLGIGTGNGRTDTMMLEKFLRHFTKIHYTVVEPDQPAFKEFKDTVEKSSNLSNVIFDWQNTTIEEYWTNSEDSQEFDFISMVHTAYYLEDVGMTMDRLLASLTVGGASLLVHKSGENKTSEFAHQLPWISKPSHMSPGRRILDAARRANQRRLRVTPFPAVIDVTSVFDAGSDVGPKLMDFLTQGAYFCQTASEDVLNGTMDILRSLTTKSDDGKRILISNDFEIIEIWKDPSS